The following coding sequences lie in one Ictalurus punctatus breed USDA103 chromosome 16, Coco_2.0, whole genome shotgun sequence genomic window:
- the LOC108277172 gene encoding histone H2B 3, producing the protein MPEPSKTAPAPKKGSKKAVTKTQKKGDKKRRKTRKESYAIYVYKVLKQVHPDTGISSKAMGIMNSFVNDIFERIAGEASRLAHYNKRSTITSREIQTAVRLLLPGELAKHAVSEGTKAVTKYTSSK; encoded by the coding sequence ATGCCCGAACCGTCGAAAACCGCCCCAGCACCTAAGAAGGGCTCGAAAAAGGCTGTGACCAAGACACAGAAGAAGGGGGACAAGAAAAGGCGCAAGACCAGGAAAGAAAGCTATGCCATTTACGTGTACAAAGTGTTAAAACAAGTCCACCCGGACACTGGTATTTCATCCAAAGCAATGGGCATCATGAATTCATTCGTGAATGACATCTTCGAGCGCATAGCCGGCGAAGCGTCACGCTTGGCTCATTACAACAAGCGGTCGACCATCACATCCCGAGAGATTCAGACCGCCGTGCGCCTGCTTTTGCCAGGAGAACTGGCCAAACACGCCGTGTCCGAGGGCACCAAGGCAGTGACTAAGTACACAAGCTCCAAGTGA
- the LOC108277171 gene encoding histone H2A has translation MSGRGKTGGKARAKAKSRSSRAGLQFPVGRVHRLLRKGNYAERVGAGAPVYLAAVLEYLTAEILELAGNAARDNKKTRIIPRHLQLAVRNDEELNKLLGGVTIAQGGVLPNIQAVLLPKKTEKPAKSK, from the coding sequence ATGTCCGGCAGGGGCAAAACCGGAGGAAAGGCCCGAGCTAAGGCCAAGTCTCGTTCATCCAGAGCTGGACTTCAGTTTCCAGTGGGTCGTGTCCACAGACTGTTACGCAAAGGGAACTACGCGGAGCGGGTAGGCGCGGGGGCGCCCGTGTATCTGGCCGCTGTGCTGGAATACCTGACTGCTGAAATCCTCGAGCTGGCCGGAAACGCAGCGAGAGACAACAAAAAGACCAGGATCATCCCCCGCCATCTGCAGCTCGCCGTCCGCAACGACGAGGAGCTGAATAAACTTTTAGGCGGCGTTACCATCGCCCAGGGCGGAGTGTTGCCAAACATCCAAGCTGTTCTTTTGCCCAAGAAAACCGAGAAACCAGCCAAGAGCAAGTGA
- the hyou1 gene encoding hypoxia up-regulated protein 1 isoform X1 has protein sequence MREKLPLSVLFCLALALLPSPTASVAVMSVDLGSEWMKVAIVKPGVPMEIALNKESRRKTPVAVCLKENERLFGDSAMGVSVKNPKVVYRYLQSLLGKTADNLQVAQYQKQFPEHLVLRDEKRGTVYFKYSEEMQYTPEELLGMVLNYSRGLAEDFAEQTIKDAVITVPAFFNQAERRAVLQAAQIAGLKVLQLINDNTAVALNYGLFRRKDINSTAQNVMFYDMGSGSTTATIVTYQTVKTKEAGTQPQLQIRGVGFDRTLGGFEMELRLRDHLAKIFNEQKKSKKDVTENSRAMAKLLKEAQRLKTVLSANAEHVAQIEGLMDDIDFKAKVTRAEFEALCADLFDRVPVPVQQALAASEMSLDEIEQVILVGGATRVPRVQDVLLKATNKEELAKNINADEAAAMGAVYQAAALSKAFKVKPFLVRDAAVFPIQVEFSRETDEDEGAKGIKHNKRILFQRMAPYPQRKVITFNRYTDDFIFNINYGDLSFLSQEDQKMFGSVNLTTVKLSGVGDSFKKHSDAESKGIKAHFNMDESGLLILDRVESVFETVVEEKEEESTLTKLGNTISSLFGGGSTEPTANVTEAVQDEEEVPPEAGKEQEEVVQKTDEAAQEQSKTEEKSKEEPQAEEKKSDEGSDKEEPQAEKVAEASEKSDEEKAAGAKEEEKEAENKPKPLKKSKISVDIGVELEVNDVLNPSPEDIDDSKKKLQDLTDRDLEKQEREKSLNSLEAFVFETQDKLYQDEYQAVVSEEEKEAISSKLSEASAWLDEEGYSAGTKELKEKLTELKKLCKAMFFRVDERKKWPDRLAALDSMLNHSSMFLKGAKLISEDDQIFTEVELKTLEKVINETMTWKNETVAEQEKRSPTERPVLLSKDIEAKLSLLDREVTYLLNKAKFAKPKPKPKPKEKNSTSSDNGKTNTTDSEKVISPKDESNGAEEVKPVEEPPTKENKKEDTETEPTIAEEKEDKETTGDDDSQNHIGDEL, from the exons ATGAGGGAAAAGCTGCCGTTATCTGTGTTGTTCTGCCTCGCCCTAGCACTCCTTCCTTCTCCAACAG CTTCAGTTGCTGTGATGTCGGTGGACCTGGGAAGCGAATGGATGAAAGTCGCTATTGTTAAGCCTGGTGTGCCGATGGAAATCGCTCTGAACAA ggAGTCCAGAAGGAAAACTCCAGTGGCTGTATgcttaaaagaaaatgaaagacttTTTGGGGACAGCGCTATGGGAGTA TCTGTGAAGAATCCCAAAGTGGTGTACAGGTATCTCCAGAGCCTTTTGGGAAAGACTGCTGATAACCTACAGGTTGCGCAGTATCAGAAACAATTTCCTGAACACCTGGTACTCCGAGATGAAAAGAGGGGAACAGTGTATTTCAAATACTCTGA GGAGATGCAGTATACTCCAGAAGAGCTCTTGGGCATGGTACTGAACTACTCTCGTGGCCTGGCTGAGGACTTCGCAG AACAAACTATTAAAGATGCAGTCATCACCGTGCCGGCCTTTTTTAACCAGGCAGAACGTAGGGCAGTCCTGCAGGCTGCTCAGATTGCAGGTTTGAAGGTCCTTCAGCTCATCAATGATAATACAGCTGTGGCATTGAACTATGGACTCTTCAGGAGGAAAGACATCAACTCAACTGCCCAG AATGTGATGTTTTATGACATGGGCTCAGGCAGTACAACAGCCACTATAGTCACTTACCAGACAGTAAAGACCAAAGAGGCAGGCACACAGCCTCAGCTGCAGATCCGTGGAGTTGG CTTTGATAGGACTCTTGGGGGTTTTGAAATGGAGCTGAGACTGAGGGACCACCTAGCCAAAATTTTCAACGAGCAAAAGAAATCAAAGAAAGACGTAACTGAGAACTCGCGCGCCATGGCCAAGCTGCTGAAGGAGGCGCAAAGACTCAAGACAGTACTGAGTGCAAATGCTGAACATGTAGCCCAG ATTGAGGGGCTGATGGATGATATCGACTTCAAGGCCAAGGTGACCCGTGCTGAGTTCGAGGCTCTGTGCGCTGATCTCTTTGACCGAGTGCCAGTACCAGTGCAGCAGGCGCTTGCTGCTTCTGAGATGTCTTTG GATGAGATTGAACAAGTCATTCTGGTTGGAGGAGCCACACGAGTTCCCAGAGTGCAGGATGTGCTTCTCAAAGCAACAAATAA AGAAGAGCTGGCAAAGAACATAAATGCTGATGAGGCAGCAGCTATGGGTGCAGTGTACCAGGCTGCAGCTCTGAGTAAAGCATTTAAAGTCAAACCTTTTCTGGTCCGAGACGCAGCCGTCTTTCCGATACAG GTGGAATTTAGCCGTGAgactgatgaagatgaaggtgcgAAGGGAATCAAGCACAACAAGCGCATTTTGTTTCAGAGGATGGCGCCATATCCCCAGCGCAAAGTCATCACCTTCAACCGTTACACCGATGACTTCATTTTCAACATTAACTACGGAGACCTCAGCTTCCTCAGCCAAGAGGATCAGAA GATGTTTGGCTCTGTGAACCTGACCACAGTGAAGCTGTCTGGGGTGGGTGACAGCTTTAAGAAGCACTCTGATGCTGAGTCCAAAGGCATCAAGGCCCATTTCAACATGGATGAGAGTGGTTTGCTCATTTTAGACAGG GTGGAGTCAGTGTTCGAGACTGTTGTagaggagaaagaggaagaatcAACTCTCACTA AATTGGGGAACACTATTTCCAGCCTGTTTGGAGGTGGGAGCACAGAGCCCACTGCTAATGTGACAGAAGCAGTACAG GATGAAGAGGAGGTTCCTCCTGAAGCTGGAAAAGAGCAGGAAGAGGTGGTGCAGAAGACTGATGAGGCTGCCCAAGAGCAATCTAAGACTGAGGAGAAAAGCAAAGAAGAGCCTCAGGCTGAGGAGAAGAAATCTGACGAAGGCTCTGACAAAGAGGAGCCTCAG GCAGAGAAGGTGGCTGAGGCATCAGAAAAATCTGATGAGGAGAAAGCAGCTGGAGcaaaagaggaggagaaggaggcaGAGAATAAACCCAAACCCCTGAAAAAGAGCAAAATCTCAGTAGATATTGGAGTGGAGCTGGAGGTTAATGATGTACTTAATCCTAGCCCAGAAGACATTGATGACTCCAAAAAGAA ACTGCAGGATCTGACAGACCGAGATCTGGAAAAACAAGAGAGGGAAAAGTCACTAAACAGCCTGGAGGCATTCGTCTTTGAGACTCAG GATAAGCTGTACCAGGATGAGTACCAGGCTGTGGTCTCtgaagaggagaaggaggcAATCTCCAGCAAGCTCAGTGAGGCTTCAGCATGGTTGGATGAAGAGGGATATTCAGCTGGAACCAAAGAGCTGAAGGAGAAGCTGACCGAGCTGAAGAAGCTGTGCAAAGCCATGTTCTTCCGAGTGGATGAGAGGAAAAAATGGCCAGACAGACTAGCAGCACTTGACAGCATGCTCAACCACTCTTCCATGTTCCTGAA GGGTGCTAAATTGATTTCAGAAGATGATCAGATTTTTACTGAAGTTGAGCTGAAGACCTTGGAGAAAGTCATAAATGAGACTATG ACCTGGAAGAATGAAACTGTGGCTGAGCAGGAGAAACGTTCTCCTACAGAGAGACCCGTGCTGCTATCTAAAGACATTGAGGCCAAACTCTCCCTCTTAGACAGAGAGGTCACCTACCTGCTCAACAAAGCCAAGTTTGCTAAGCCAAAGCCCAAACCAAAACCTAAAGAAAAGAACTCCACCAGCTCTGACAATGGCAAAACTAACACTACCGACTCTGAGAAAGTCATCTCTCCCAAAGATGAGTCCA ATGGAGCTGAGGAGGTGAAACCAGTAGAGGAACCTCCCACCAAGGAGAATAAAAAGGAAGATACTGAGACAGAGCCAACAATagcagaagaaaaagaagacaaag aAACAACAGGAGATGATGATTCACAAAACCATATAGGAGATGAATTATAA
- the hyou1 gene encoding hypoxia up-regulated protein 1 isoform X2 — protein sequence MREKLPLSVLFCLALALLPSPTVAVMSVDLGSEWMKVAIVKPGVPMEIALNKESRRKTPVAVCLKENERLFGDSAMGVSVKNPKVVYRYLQSLLGKTADNLQVAQYQKQFPEHLVLRDEKRGTVYFKYSEEMQYTPEELLGMVLNYSRGLAEDFAEQTIKDAVITVPAFFNQAERRAVLQAAQIAGLKVLQLINDNTAVALNYGLFRRKDINSTAQNVMFYDMGSGSTTATIVTYQTVKTKEAGTQPQLQIRGVGFDRTLGGFEMELRLRDHLAKIFNEQKKSKKDVTENSRAMAKLLKEAQRLKTVLSANAEHVAQIEGLMDDIDFKAKVTRAEFEALCADLFDRVPVPVQQALAASEMSLDEIEQVILVGGATRVPRVQDVLLKATNKEELAKNINADEAAAMGAVYQAAALSKAFKVKPFLVRDAAVFPIQVEFSRETDEDEGAKGIKHNKRILFQRMAPYPQRKVITFNRYTDDFIFNINYGDLSFLSQEDQKMFGSVNLTTVKLSGVGDSFKKHSDAESKGIKAHFNMDESGLLILDRVESVFETVVEEKEEESTLTKLGNTISSLFGGGSTEPTANVTEAVQDEEEVPPEAGKEQEEVVQKTDEAAQEQSKTEEKSKEEPQAEEKKSDEGSDKEEPQAEKVAEASEKSDEEKAAGAKEEEKEAENKPKPLKKSKISVDIGVELEVNDVLNPSPEDIDDSKKKLQDLTDRDLEKQEREKSLNSLEAFVFETQDKLYQDEYQAVVSEEEKEAISSKLSEASAWLDEEGYSAGTKELKEKLTELKKLCKAMFFRVDERKKWPDRLAALDSMLNHSSMFLKGAKLISEDDQIFTEVELKTLEKVINETMTWKNETVAEQEKRSPTERPVLLSKDIEAKLSLLDREVTYLLNKAKFAKPKPKPKPKEKNSTSSDNGKTNTTDSEKVISPKDESNGAEEVKPVEEPPTKENKKEDTETEPTIAEEKEDKETTGDDDSQNHIGDEL from the exons ATGAGGGAAAAGCTGCCGTTATCTGTGTTGTTCTGCCTCGCCCTAGCACTCCTTCCTTCTCCAACAG TTGCTGTGATGTCGGTGGACCTGGGAAGCGAATGGATGAAAGTCGCTATTGTTAAGCCTGGTGTGCCGATGGAAATCGCTCTGAACAA ggAGTCCAGAAGGAAAACTCCAGTGGCTGTATgcttaaaagaaaatgaaagacttTTTGGGGACAGCGCTATGGGAGTA TCTGTGAAGAATCCCAAAGTGGTGTACAGGTATCTCCAGAGCCTTTTGGGAAAGACTGCTGATAACCTACAGGTTGCGCAGTATCAGAAACAATTTCCTGAACACCTGGTACTCCGAGATGAAAAGAGGGGAACAGTGTATTTCAAATACTCTGA GGAGATGCAGTATACTCCAGAAGAGCTCTTGGGCATGGTACTGAACTACTCTCGTGGCCTGGCTGAGGACTTCGCAG AACAAACTATTAAAGATGCAGTCATCACCGTGCCGGCCTTTTTTAACCAGGCAGAACGTAGGGCAGTCCTGCAGGCTGCTCAGATTGCAGGTTTGAAGGTCCTTCAGCTCATCAATGATAATACAGCTGTGGCATTGAACTATGGACTCTTCAGGAGGAAAGACATCAACTCAACTGCCCAG AATGTGATGTTTTATGACATGGGCTCAGGCAGTACAACAGCCACTATAGTCACTTACCAGACAGTAAAGACCAAAGAGGCAGGCACACAGCCTCAGCTGCAGATCCGTGGAGTTGG CTTTGATAGGACTCTTGGGGGTTTTGAAATGGAGCTGAGACTGAGGGACCACCTAGCCAAAATTTTCAACGAGCAAAAGAAATCAAAGAAAGACGTAACTGAGAACTCGCGCGCCATGGCCAAGCTGCTGAAGGAGGCGCAAAGACTCAAGACAGTACTGAGTGCAAATGCTGAACATGTAGCCCAG ATTGAGGGGCTGATGGATGATATCGACTTCAAGGCCAAGGTGACCCGTGCTGAGTTCGAGGCTCTGTGCGCTGATCTCTTTGACCGAGTGCCAGTACCAGTGCAGCAGGCGCTTGCTGCTTCTGAGATGTCTTTG GATGAGATTGAACAAGTCATTCTGGTTGGAGGAGCCACACGAGTTCCCAGAGTGCAGGATGTGCTTCTCAAAGCAACAAATAA AGAAGAGCTGGCAAAGAACATAAATGCTGATGAGGCAGCAGCTATGGGTGCAGTGTACCAGGCTGCAGCTCTGAGTAAAGCATTTAAAGTCAAACCTTTTCTGGTCCGAGACGCAGCCGTCTTTCCGATACAG GTGGAATTTAGCCGTGAgactgatgaagatgaaggtgcgAAGGGAATCAAGCACAACAAGCGCATTTTGTTTCAGAGGATGGCGCCATATCCCCAGCGCAAAGTCATCACCTTCAACCGTTACACCGATGACTTCATTTTCAACATTAACTACGGAGACCTCAGCTTCCTCAGCCAAGAGGATCAGAA GATGTTTGGCTCTGTGAACCTGACCACAGTGAAGCTGTCTGGGGTGGGTGACAGCTTTAAGAAGCACTCTGATGCTGAGTCCAAAGGCATCAAGGCCCATTTCAACATGGATGAGAGTGGTTTGCTCATTTTAGACAGG GTGGAGTCAGTGTTCGAGACTGTTGTagaggagaaagaggaagaatcAACTCTCACTA AATTGGGGAACACTATTTCCAGCCTGTTTGGAGGTGGGAGCACAGAGCCCACTGCTAATGTGACAGAAGCAGTACAG GATGAAGAGGAGGTTCCTCCTGAAGCTGGAAAAGAGCAGGAAGAGGTGGTGCAGAAGACTGATGAGGCTGCCCAAGAGCAATCTAAGACTGAGGAGAAAAGCAAAGAAGAGCCTCAGGCTGAGGAGAAGAAATCTGACGAAGGCTCTGACAAAGAGGAGCCTCAG GCAGAGAAGGTGGCTGAGGCATCAGAAAAATCTGATGAGGAGAAAGCAGCTGGAGcaaaagaggaggagaaggaggcaGAGAATAAACCCAAACCCCTGAAAAAGAGCAAAATCTCAGTAGATATTGGAGTGGAGCTGGAGGTTAATGATGTACTTAATCCTAGCCCAGAAGACATTGATGACTCCAAAAAGAA ACTGCAGGATCTGACAGACCGAGATCTGGAAAAACAAGAGAGGGAAAAGTCACTAAACAGCCTGGAGGCATTCGTCTTTGAGACTCAG GATAAGCTGTACCAGGATGAGTACCAGGCTGTGGTCTCtgaagaggagaaggaggcAATCTCCAGCAAGCTCAGTGAGGCTTCAGCATGGTTGGATGAAGAGGGATATTCAGCTGGAACCAAAGAGCTGAAGGAGAAGCTGACCGAGCTGAAGAAGCTGTGCAAAGCCATGTTCTTCCGAGTGGATGAGAGGAAAAAATGGCCAGACAGACTAGCAGCACTTGACAGCATGCTCAACCACTCTTCCATGTTCCTGAA GGGTGCTAAATTGATTTCAGAAGATGATCAGATTTTTACTGAAGTTGAGCTGAAGACCTTGGAGAAAGTCATAAATGAGACTATG ACCTGGAAGAATGAAACTGTGGCTGAGCAGGAGAAACGTTCTCCTACAGAGAGACCCGTGCTGCTATCTAAAGACATTGAGGCCAAACTCTCCCTCTTAGACAGAGAGGTCACCTACCTGCTCAACAAAGCCAAGTTTGCTAAGCCAAAGCCCAAACCAAAACCTAAAGAAAAGAACTCCACCAGCTCTGACAATGGCAAAACTAACACTACCGACTCTGAGAAAGTCATCTCTCCCAAAGATGAGTCCA ATGGAGCTGAGGAGGTGAAACCAGTAGAGGAACCTCCCACCAAGGAGAATAAAAAGGAAGATACTGAGACAGAGCCAACAATagcagaagaaaaagaagacaaag aAACAACAGGAGATGATGATTCACAAAACCATATAGGAGATGAATTATAA